In one Dermatophagoides farinae isolate YC_2012a chromosome 4, ASM2471394v1, whole genome shotgun sequence genomic region, the following are encoded:
- the Nrg gene encoding neuroglian isoform X4, which produces MENDDNNNNNDDKNINNQRGRKRRRKSDIMMMKNLMAIIIMIWPATILIVKVDALQSPPTMIKQPPHEKLFEVFQGSDAEQAERPFVLECEAKGNPEPTYSWKKNGIEFSYVAYDKRITQQPRRGSLVFTKPQAIDEGLYQCFAENKHGRSVSNAVYLKKAELNSFSSNEISVVHATEGEPYTIPCHPPTGYPKPQVFWIIQSDSGALINGINSSRLSVDPEGNLHFSNVTQKDTLTDAVYACSATSTFKTTYRIGRRTRLVVEPSGTTGQTSYPPTRQYVSPPNVPALKGKRLDLYCVFGGTPIPEVTWYKRNGRIREGVTKTNYGKTLTFPKVEFNDEGIYECTASNGVGSIQTHAMEVVVKSIPYWIEAPNNTNAADTETVTFRCVAAGVPEPKLQWFKNGEQLVPNDRVRVNGNELTITNVQEILDTAVYQCNASNVNGYAFRDFYLNVLKLPPEIVDPPEKETRAVVTSNVILKCRVFGAPKPEVKWEKDDTSLNGANYEVLDNGDLRIHDVRVTDQGKYKCIATNKFGTRFASGELKVKGKTKIIHAPENYEVAAKKTAVFRCSAEADPSLDLKISWAFNERPIDTAHDPRIVQSTDNSLTITTTKELDSGVYTCIASTELDSVNASATLTVQDVPNSPKIISVECDDLTAMVEWIPTGDNRAPVLSYDIQYNTSFHPDNWLNAFTNVPAPDTKFKVAMSPWANFTFRVIAKNKIGPSEPSIPYGFCSTKEDVPYKNPDNVIGRGEQPGTLVIRWTPMTPIDHNSEGFYYKVSWKRHDIENDSWQSRTITDWKQNHLTIENQPIFKPYRIKVEAHNRRGAAHTAAGEVIGWSSEAKPLRSPENFRVIEVRDHKSALLAWDPVTSDSVRGHFQGYKIQTYAVGEDVKLMREVKIPPNVSRSLVQIFKPNSRNIARIYVYNSMYMSDPSNEIVINTPEGVPGPVSSFEGISMGSNAIYLYWSPPDEPNGKITGYRIFYESVDGTELGPKQERFPQIDDPKITGVKLGNLLPGTKYRITIHAATKVGMGEPFFIELETKGEDAAAQPDRPVFDIDHVRANDGTDHVKITWYPNSSKIPGNNFYVQYRLKGTNSFFSTPRDENQDSTVVYISGLDPDKTYEVRIVAVDGKYETPSELKEVIPNGMYGMDPIGHISNFAPWFITMMCAIALIIVAVVLVCIVKRNRGGKYSVHEKEIAHGKDDYEEAGFNEYNKPLSTFPRGGSRHSMNSSLNPESDEDSMADYEADSSKFGEDGSFIGEYGPKKKRDDVQSPTGIATFV; this is translated from the exons ATGGAAAAcgatgataacaataataataacgatgataaaaatataaataaccaaagaggaagaaaaagaagaagaaaatcagacatcatgatgatgaagaacttaatggccatcataataatgatttggcCAGCAACGATATTAATAGTCAAAGTGGATGCTCTACAATCACCACCAACAATGATTAAACAACCACCgcatgaaaaattatttgaagtATTTCAAGGTTCAGATGCTGAACAAGCTGAACGACCATTCGTATTGGAATGTGAAGCTAAAGGAAATCCTGAACCAACATattcatggaaaaaaaatggtattGAATTCAGTTATGTTGCATATGATAAACGCATTACGCAACAACCAAGACGTGGTTCATTGGTATTTACAAAACCACAAGCGATAGATGAAGGTCTTTATCAATGTTTTGCCGAAAATAAACATGGCCGTTCAGTGTCAAATGCTGTTTATCTAAAAAAAgctgaattgaattcattttcaagtaATGAAATATCTGTTGTACATGCAACAGAAGGTGAACCATATACAATACCATGCCATCCACCTACCGGTTATCCAAAACCACAAGTATTTTGGATTATACAATCCGATTCCGGTGCATTAATCAACGGTATTAATTCATCACGTCTTTCTGTTGATCCAGAAGGAAATctacatttttcaaatgtaacACAGAAAGATACATTGACCGATGCTGTTTATGCTTGTAGtgcaacatcaacatttaaaACAACATATCGTATTGGTCGTCGTACACGATTAGTGGTTGAACCATCCGGTACAACAGGTCAAACAAGTTATCCACCAACCCGTCAATATGTATCACCACCAAATGTACCGGCATTGAAAGGAAAACGGCTAGATTTATATTGTGTATTTGGTGGTACACCGATACCGGAGGTAACTTGGTACAAACGAAATGGCCGTATTCGAGAAGGTGTTACGAAAACAAATTATGGCAAAACATTAACATTTCCAAAAGtagaattcaatgatgaaggTATCTATGAATGTACAGCATCCAATGGTGTTGGTTCCATACAAACACATGCTATGGAAGTTGTTGTCAAATCGATTCCATATTGGATAGAAGCACCAAATAATACGAATGCTGCCGATACGGAAACGGTTACATTCCGTTGTGTTGCTGCCGGTGTACCGGAACCAAAATTACAATGGTTTAAAAATGGTGAACAATTAGTGCCAAATGATCGTGTACGTGTGAATGGTAATGAATTGACCATAACTAATGTACAAGAAATACTTGACACTGCCGTTTATCAATGTAATGCATCCAATGTTAATGGTTATGCATTCAGAGATTTCTATCTGAATGTATTGAAATTACCACCGGAAATTGTCGATCCACCGGAAAAAGAAACACGTGCTGTTGTTACATCAAATGTTATACTTAAATGTCGTGTATTTGGTGCTCCAAAACCTGAAGTAAAATGGGAAAAAGATGATACATCATTGAATGGTGCCAATTATGAAGTACTGGATAATGGTGATCTTCGAATACATGATGTACGTGTAACCGATCAAGGAAAATATAAATGTATTgcaacaaataaatttggCACCAGATTTGCATCGGGTGAATTGAAAGTTAaaggcaaaacaaaaattattcatgcACCTGAAAATTATGAAGTAGCTGCGAAAAAAACAGCCGTATTTCGTTGTAGTGCTGAGGCTGATCCAAGTTTAGACCTGAAAATATCATGGGCATTCAATGAACGTCCAATCGATACTGCACATGATCCAAGAATCGTTCAGTCAACAGATAATTCATTGACTATTACGACAACAAAAGAATTAGATTCCGGTGTTTATACTTGTATTGCAAGTACCGAGCTTGATTCTGTGAATGCTTCCGCTACATTAACTGTACAAGATGTGCCTAATTCACCAAAAATTATTAGCGTCGAATGTGATGACCTAACCGCTATGGTGGAATGGATACCTACAGGTGATAATCGAGCTCCAGTCCTTTCATATGATATCCAATATAATACATCATTTCATCCGGATAATTGGCTTAATGCATTTACAAATGTACCAGCACCGGATACAAAATTCAAGGTAGCCATGAGTCCATGGGCAAATTTTACATTCAGAGTGATtgctaaaaataaaatcggtCCAAGTGAACCAAGTATACCATATGGATTTTGTTCAACCAAAGAAGATGTTCCATATAAAAATCCGGATAATGTTATTGGACGAGGTGAACAACCCGGAACATTAGTAATACGTTGGACACCAATGACACCAATCGATCATAATTCTGAAGGTTTCTATTATAAAGTATCATGGAAACGAcatgatattgaaaatgattcatgGCAAAGTCGTACAATAACCGATTGGAAACAGAATCATTTAACAATCGAAAATCAACCAATATTCAAACCGTATCGTATCAAAGTAGAAGCACATAACCGTCGTGGTGCTGCACATACAGCAGCCGGTGAAGTGATTGGTTGGTCAAGTGAAGCTAAACCATTACGATCACCGGAAAATTTTCGTGTTATCGAAGTACGTGATCATAAATCGGCATTACTGGCCTGGGATCCTGTCACATCGGATTCTGTACGTGGACATTTTCAAGGctataaaattcaaacatatGCAGTCGGTGAAGATGTCAAATTAATGCGTGAAGTCAAAATACCGCCAAATGTATCAAGAAGTTTGGTGCAGATTTTTAAACCAAATTCACGAAATATTGCACGAATTTATGTATATAATTCAATGTATATGAGTGATCCATCGAATGAGATTGTTATCAATACGCCCGAAGGTGTTCCCGGTCCtgtatcatcattcgaaGGTATTTCAATGGGATCAAATGCTATATATTTGTATTGGTCACCACCGGATGAAccgaatggaaaaataaccGGTTATCGTATATTCTATGAAAGTGTTGATGGCACAGAACTCGGTCCAAAACAGGAAAGATTTCCACAGattgatgatccaaaaatTACAGGTGTTAAACTTGGTAATTTATTACCCGGAACGAAATATCGTATTACAATTCATGCTGCCACCAAAGTTGGTATGGGCGAACCATTCTTCATCGAATTGGAAACAAAAGGAGAGGATGCAGCCGCACAACCGGATAGACCGGTTTTCGATATTGATCATGTACGTGCTAATGATGGAACTGATCATGTTAAAATAACTTGGTATCCTAATTCCTCTAAAATACCGGGCAATAATTTCTATGTACAATATCGATTAAAAG GAacgaattcatttttcagcACTCCAAGAGATGAAAATCAAGATTCAACAGTGGTTTACATTAGTGGATTGGATCCGGATAAAACTTATGAAGTAAgaattgttgctgttgatggtAAATATGAAACACCAAGTGAATTGAAAGAAGTGATACCAAATG GTATGTACGGTATGGATCCAATTGGACATATTTCCAATTTCGCACCTTGGTTTATAACAATGATGTGTGCAATtgcattgattattgttgccGTCGTTCTTGTTTGTATTGTTAAACGTAATCGTGGTGGTAAATATTCTGTACACGAAAAAGAGATTGCCCATGGTaaagatgattatgaagaaGCCGGTTTTAATGAATACAATAaaccattatcaacatttccACGTGGTGGTAGCcgtcattcaatgaatagtAGTCTAAATCCTGAAAGCGATGAAGATTCAATGGCCGATTATGAAGCGGATAGTTCGAAATTTGGTGAAGATGGATCATTCATCGGTGAATATG gtccaaagaaaaaacgtgATGATGTTCAATCACCAACCGGAATCGCTACTTTTGTTTAg
- the Nrg gene encoding neuroglian isoform X2, whose protein sequence is MENDDNNNNNDDKNINNQRGRKRRRKSDIMMMKNLMAIIIMIWPATILIVKVDALQSPPTMIKQPPHEKLFEVFQGSDAEQAERPFVLECEAKGNPEPTYSWKKNGIEFSYVAYDKRITQQPRRGSLVFTKPQAIDEGLYQCFAENKHGRSVSNAVYLKKAELNSFSSNEISVVHATEGEPYTIPCHPPTGYPKPQVFWIIQSDSGALINGINSSRLSVDPEGNLHFSNVTQKDTLTDAVYACSATSTFKTTYRIGRRTRLVVEPSGTTGQTSYPPTRQYVSPPNVPALKGKRLDLYCVFGGTPIPEVTWYKRNGRIREGVTKTNYGKTLTFPKVEFNDEGIYECTASNGVGSIQTHAMEVVVKSIPYWIEAPNNTNAADTETVTFRCVAAGVPEPKLQWFKNGEQLVPNDRVRVNGNELTITNVQEILDTAVYQCNASNVNGYAFRDFYLNVLKLPPEIVDPPEKETRAVVTSNVILKCRVFGAPKPEVKWEKDDTSLNGANYEVLDNGDLRIHDVRVTDQGKYKCIATNKFGTRFASGELKVKGKTKIIHAPENYEVAAKKTAVFRCSAEADPSLDLKISWAFNERPIDTAHDPRIVQSTDNSLTITTTKELDSGVYTCIASTELDSVNASATLTVQDVPNSPKIISVECDDLTAMVEWIPTGDNRAPVLSYDIQYNTSFHPDNWLNAFTNVPAPDTKFKVAMSPWANFTFRVIAKNKIGPSEPSIPYGFCSTKEDVPYKNPDNVIGRGEQPGTLVIRWTPMTPIDHNSEGFYYKVSWKRHDIENDSWQSRTITDWKQNHLTIENQPIFKPYRIKVEAHNRRGAAHTAAGEVIGWSSEAKPLRSPENFRVIEVRDHKSALLAWDPVTSDSVRGHFQGYKIQTYAVGEDVKLMREVKIPPNVSRSLVQIFKPNSRNIARIYVYNSMYMSDPSNEIVINTPEGVPGPVSSFEGISMGSNAIYLYWSPPDEPNGKITGYRIFYESVDGTELGPKQERFPQIDDPKITGVKLGNLLPGTKYRITIHAATKVGMGEPFFIELETKGEDAAAQPDRPVFDIDHVRANDGTDHVKITWYPNSSKIPGNNFYVQYRLKGTNSFFSTPRDENQDSTVVYISGLDPDKTYEVRIVAVDGKYETPSELKEVIPNGECIFYHMIDLLISNNDFNSMATGMYGMDPIGHISNFAPWFITMMCAIALIIVAVVLVCIVKRNRGGKYSVHEKEIAHGKDDYEEAGFNEYNKPLSTFPRGGSRHSMNSSLNPESDEDSMADYEADSSKFGEDGSFIGEYGPKKKRDDVQSPTGIATFV, encoded by the exons ATGGAAAAcgatgataacaataataataacgatgataaaaatataaataaccaaagaggaagaaaaagaagaagaaaatcagacatcatgatgatgaagaacttaatggccatcataataatgatttggcCAGCAACGATATTAATAGTCAAAGTGGATGCTCTACAATCACCACCAACAATGATTAAACAACCACCgcatgaaaaattatttgaagtATTTCAAGGTTCAGATGCTGAACAAGCTGAACGACCATTCGTATTGGAATGTGAAGCTAAAGGAAATCCTGAACCAACATattcatggaaaaaaaatggtattGAATTCAGTTATGTTGCATATGATAAACGCATTACGCAACAACCAAGACGTGGTTCATTGGTATTTACAAAACCACAAGCGATAGATGAAGGTCTTTATCAATGTTTTGCCGAAAATAAACATGGCCGTTCAGTGTCAAATGCTGTTTATCTAAAAAAAgctgaattgaattcattttcaagtaATGAAATATCTGTTGTACATGCAACAGAAGGTGAACCATATACAATACCATGCCATCCACCTACCGGTTATCCAAAACCACAAGTATTTTGGATTATACAATCCGATTCCGGTGCATTAATCAACGGTATTAATTCATCACGTCTTTCTGTTGATCCAGAAGGAAATctacatttttcaaatgtaacACAGAAAGATACATTGACCGATGCTGTTTATGCTTGTAGtgcaacatcaacatttaaaACAACATATCGTATTGGTCGTCGTACACGATTAGTGGTTGAACCATCCGGTACAACAGGTCAAACAAGTTATCCACCAACCCGTCAATATGTATCACCACCAAATGTACCGGCATTGAAAGGAAAACGGCTAGATTTATATTGTGTATTTGGTGGTACACCGATACCGGAGGTAACTTGGTACAAACGAAATGGCCGTATTCGAGAAGGTGTTACGAAAACAAATTATGGCAAAACATTAACATTTCCAAAAGtagaattcaatgatgaaggTATCTATGAATGTACAGCATCCAATGGTGTTGGTTCCATACAAACACATGCTATGGAAGTTGTTGTCAAATCGATTCCATATTGGATAGAAGCACCAAATAATACGAATGCTGCCGATACGGAAACGGTTACATTCCGTTGTGTTGCTGCCGGTGTACCGGAACCAAAATTACAATGGTTTAAAAATGGTGAACAATTAGTGCCAAATGATCGTGTACGTGTGAATGGTAATGAATTGACCATAACTAATGTACAAGAAATACTTGACACTGCCGTTTATCAATGTAATGCATCCAATGTTAATGGTTATGCATTCAGAGATTTCTATCTGAATGTATTGAAATTACCACCGGAAATTGTCGATCCACCGGAAAAAGAAACACGTGCTGTTGTTACATCAAATGTTATACTTAAATGTCGTGTATTTGGTGCTCCAAAACCTGAAGTAAAATGGGAAAAAGATGATACATCATTGAATGGTGCCAATTATGAAGTACTGGATAATGGTGATCTTCGAATACATGATGTACGTGTAACCGATCAAGGAAAATATAAATGTATTgcaacaaataaatttggCACCAGATTTGCATCGGGTGAATTGAAAGTTAaaggcaaaacaaaaattattcatgcACCTGAAAATTATGAAGTAGCTGCGAAAAAAACAGCCGTATTTCGTTGTAGTGCTGAGGCTGATCCAAGTTTAGACCTGAAAATATCATGGGCATTCAATGAACGTCCAATCGATACTGCACATGATCCAAGAATCGTTCAGTCAACAGATAATTCATTGACTATTACGACAACAAAAGAATTAGATTCCGGTGTTTATACTTGTATTGCAAGTACCGAGCTTGATTCTGTGAATGCTTCCGCTACATTAACTGTACAAGATGTGCCTAATTCACCAAAAATTATTAGCGTCGAATGTGATGACCTAACCGCTATGGTGGAATGGATACCTACAGGTGATAATCGAGCTCCAGTCCTTTCATATGATATCCAATATAATACATCATTTCATCCGGATAATTGGCTTAATGCATTTACAAATGTACCAGCACCGGATACAAAATTCAAGGTAGCCATGAGTCCATGGGCAAATTTTACATTCAGAGTGATtgctaaaaataaaatcggtCCAAGTGAACCAAGTATACCATATGGATTTTGTTCAACCAAAGAAGATGTTCCATATAAAAATCCGGATAATGTTATTGGACGAGGTGAACAACCCGGAACATTAGTAATACGTTGGACACCAATGACACCAATCGATCATAATTCTGAAGGTTTCTATTATAAAGTATCATGGAAACGAcatgatattgaaaatgattcatgGCAAAGTCGTACAATAACCGATTGGAAACAGAATCATTTAACAATCGAAAATCAACCAATATTCAAACCGTATCGTATCAAAGTAGAAGCACATAACCGTCGTGGTGCTGCACATACAGCAGCCGGTGAAGTGATTGGTTGGTCAAGTGAAGCTAAACCATTACGATCACCGGAAAATTTTCGTGTTATCGAAGTACGTGATCATAAATCGGCATTACTGGCCTGGGATCCTGTCACATCGGATTCTGTACGTGGACATTTTCAAGGctataaaattcaaacatatGCAGTCGGTGAAGATGTCAAATTAATGCGTGAAGTCAAAATACCGCCAAATGTATCAAGAAGTTTGGTGCAGATTTTTAAACCAAATTCACGAAATATTGCACGAATTTATGTATATAATTCAATGTATATGAGTGATCCATCGAATGAGATTGTTATCAATACGCCCGAAGGTGTTCCCGGTCCtgtatcatcattcgaaGGTATTTCAATGGGATCAAATGCTATATATTTGTATTGGTCACCACCGGATGAAccgaatggaaaaataaccGGTTATCGTATATTCTATGAAAGTGTTGATGGCACAGAACTCGGTCCAAAACAGGAAAGATTTCCACAGattgatgatccaaaaatTACAGGTGTTAAACTTGGTAATTTATTACCCGGAACGAAATATCGTATTACAATTCATGCTGCCACCAAAGTTGGTATGGGCGAACCATTCTTCATCGAATTGGAAACAAAAGGAGAGGATGCAGCCGCACAACCGGATAGACCGGTTTTCGATATTGATCATGTACGTGCTAATGATGGAACTGATCATGTTAAAATAACTTGGTATCCTAATTCCTCTAAAATACCGGGCAATAATTTCTATGTACAATATCGATTAAAAG GAacgaattcatttttcagcACTCCAAGAGATGAAAATCAAGATTCAACAGTGGTTTACATTAGTGGATTGGATCCGGATAAAACTTATGAAGTAAgaattgttgctgttgatggtAAATATGAAACACCAAGTGAATTGAAAGAAGTGATACCAAATGGTGAGTGCATCTTCTATcatatgattgatttattgatttcaaataatgatttcaattctATGGCTACAGGTATGTACGGTATGGATCCAATTGGACATATTTCCAATTTCGCACCTTGGTTTATAACAATGATGTGTGCAATtgcattgattattgttgccGTCGTTCTTGTTTGTATTGTTAAACGTAATCGTGGTGGTAAATATTCTGTACACGAAAAAGAGATTGCCCATGGTaaagatgattatgaagaaGCCGGTTTTAATGAATACAATAaaccattatcaacatttccACGTGGTGGTAGCcgtcattcaatgaatagtAGTCTAAATCCTGAAAGCGATGAAGATTCAATGGCCGATTATGAAGCGGATAGTTCGAAATTTGGTGAAGATGGATCATTCATCGGTGAATATG gtccaaagaaaaaacgtgATGATGTTCAATCACCAACCGGAATCGCTACTTTTGTTTAg